One window of the Shewanella khirikhana genome contains the following:
- a CDS encoding TonB-dependent receptor, with the protein MLANNSLAKAIRFALIGGAAAAAATSIPAFAEEAVDGAKVERIEVTGSRIKRTDMESATPVTVLSSEEMAKQGFTTIQDALESLTSTTGAMTTQSVHGFTPAASSISLRGAGASRTLTLINGKRLNQYPKPAGGTDNFVDTANLPMEAVARIEVLQSGASAVYGADAVGGVVNIILKDDFEGVALKYRHGDTTEGGGASDRIALSLGASSDRGNVSTFIEFTDNERMRASDREVFGLHTDKVPYSEFSAYSSYGARIAGGPKGNTVAGSIPMDRCIAEGYLWIPEKNLCGFDRSAWRDLAPESSRFISSTNFTYELSDDLSFVGRMDYAKAQSTTRIEPMAVDNYTVNVAGDKITLGVDLDPSLTKTFNKSTGLGGDFANAADGEYYYVRRMHEFGNRAGETNTQNFFFTAGLEGVIADSYNWDASVNYGRTELDIYSSGFASVGSMFSYLSQGENGVSMLKPMTAEEVANAAYSPFERAQSTQKNVQANISGTAFELPAGDADFAFGAEYTKQDYETNTDSESKKGNILSRGGSSGAGERSYWATYLEMRLPVLEELVVDAAVRYDHYSDFGGNLTPQIAVEYRPMDELLVRGTIGKVFRAPDMHRVYGDATKGFATVIDFKKCQELGGAPGKTHPDATTNTVCNELHIDSTTGANKELKAEEGYTANIGAVWGGENLNASIDVWEWKLDDMVSDISASKAAREYDTYASMITRDDTGTITHINAVAQNLAYQKVRGIDVTAGYGWDINEFGELKLNFNGSYLLTSEGQTDPTADVDDDLEDGGLPQYRANLVLSWFLDDFEATLGAYHTARMHGSSYKSFKKSALDSGEAFNESDYEVASQTKWNLTTGYNITDGIKVKAGVVNLFNVGPNFDPTDTSWPHYPRSVYNARGREWFLEGEVKF; encoded by the coding sequence ATGCTTGCTAATAATTCATTGGCCAAAGCTATCCGCTTTGCGCTGATCGGTGGTGCCGCTGCTGCAGCTGCTACCAGCATCCCAGCTTTCGCCGAAGAAGCCGTAGACGGTGCCAAGGTAGAGCGTATCGAAGTAACAGGTTCGCGCATCAAGCGTACCGATATGGAATCTGCAACGCCTGTTACAGTTCTTAGCTCTGAAGAAATGGCCAAGCAAGGCTTTACCACTATTCAGGATGCGCTGGAAAGCTTGACTTCAACGACCGGTGCAATGACTACTCAGTCTGTGCACGGCTTTACTCCAGCCGCGTCTTCAATCAGCCTGCGTGGCGCCGGTGCCAGTCGCACTCTGACGCTGATCAACGGTAAGCGTCTGAACCAGTATCCAAAGCCAGCCGGCGGTACTGACAACTTCGTTGACACTGCCAACCTGCCAATGGAAGCGGTAGCCCGTATCGAAGTGCTGCAATCTGGCGCATCTGCCGTTTACGGTGCTGATGCCGTTGGTGGTGTAGTTAACATCATTCTGAAAGACGATTTTGAAGGCGTTGCCCTCAAGTACCGTCATGGTGACACTACTGAAGGCGGTGGCGCTTCTGATCGTATCGCTCTGTCTCTGGGTGCCTCTTCTGACCGTGGTAACGTTTCTACCTTTATCGAATTTACCGATAATGAGCGCATGAGAGCTTCAGACCGTGAAGTGTTCGGTCTGCACACTGACAAAGTACCTTACAGTGAATTCTCTGCTTACAGCTCTTACGGTGCCCGTATCGCTGGCGGCCCTAAAGGCAACACTGTTGCTGGCAGCATTCCAATGGATCGCTGTATTGCCGAAGGCTACCTGTGGATCCCTGAAAAGAATCTGTGTGGCTTTGACCGTTCAGCATGGCGCGATCTGGCTCCAGAAAGCAGCCGCTTCATCAGCTCAACCAACTTCACCTATGAGCTGTCTGATGACCTGAGCTTTGTTGGTCGTATGGACTATGCCAAAGCACAGTCTACTACCCGCATCGAGCCAATGGCCGTGGACAACTACACCGTCAATGTAGCCGGTGACAAGATCACTCTGGGCGTAGACCTTGACCCATCTCTGACCAAGACCTTCAACAAGAGCACTGGTCTGGGTGGTGATTTCGCCAATGCCGCTGATGGTGAGTACTACTATGTTCGCCGTATGCATGAGTTTGGTAACCGTGCCGGTGAAACCAATACTCAGAACTTCTTCTTTACCGCTGGTTTGGAAGGTGTGATTGCAGACAGCTACAACTGGGATGCGTCTGTAAACTATGGCCGCACTGAACTGGATATTTACAGTTCTGGTTTCGCCAGTGTAGGCAGCATGTTCAGCTACCTGTCTCAAGGCGAGAATGGCGTTTCCATGCTCAAGCCTATGACTGCTGAAGAAGTAGCTAACGCCGCTTACTCACCATTTGAGCGCGCTCAGTCAACTCAAAAGAACGTTCAGGCCAACATTTCAGGCACTGCGTTTGAACTGCCAGCCGGTGACGCTGATTTCGCTTTCGGTGCCGAATACACCAAGCAAGATTACGAAACCAACACCGACTCAGAGTCCAAGAAAGGCAACATCCTGAGCCGCGGTGGTTCATCAGGTGCCGGTGAGCGCTCTTACTGGGCAACTTACCTGGAAATGCGTCTGCCAGTTCTGGAAGAATTGGTTGTTGATGCCGCAGTACGTTATGACCACTACTCCGACTTCGGCGGTAACCTGACTCCACAGATTGCTGTTGAATACCGTCCAATGGACGAGCTGCTGGTACGTGGTACCATCGGTAAAGTGTTCCGTGCCCCAGACATGCACCGTGTATACGGTGACGCAACCAAGGGCTTCGCCACTGTAATCGACTTCAAGAAGTGTCAGGAACTGGGTGGCGCCCCAGGCAAGACTCACCCCGATGCCACAACCAACACCGTTTGTAACGAACTGCACATCGATTCCACTACCGGCGCTAACAAAGAGCTGAAAGCGGAAGAAGGCTACACTGCCAACATCGGTGCAGTTTGGGGTGGTGAAAACCTGAACGCCTCTATCGACGTTTGGGAATGGAAACTGGATGACATGGTAAGCGATATCAGCGCCAGCAAAGCTGCCCGCGAATACGATACCTATGCCAGCATGATCACCCGTGACGACACCGGTACCATTACCCATATCAACGCCGTAGCACAGAACCTGGCTTACCAGAAAGTTCGTGGTATTGATGTGACTGCAGGTTATGGTTGGGATATCAATGAGTTCGGCGAATTGAAACTGAACTTCAACGGTTCTTACCTGCTGACCTCAGAAGGCCAGACCGATCCAACTGCTGATGTAGATGACGATCTGGAAGATGGCGGCCTGCCACAGTACCGTGCCAATCTGGTACTGAGCTGGTTCCTCGATGACTTCGAAGCTACCCTGGGCGCGTACCACACTGCACGCATGCACGGTTCTTCTTACAAGTCATTCAAGAAGTCTGCTCTGGACAGCGGCGAAGCTTTCAACGAAAGCGACTATGAAGTTGCGTCTCAGACCAAGTGGAACCTGACTACCGGTTATAACATCACCGACGGCATCAAAGTAAAAGCCGGTGTTGTTAACCTGTTCAATGTAGGTCCTAACTTCGACCCAACTGATACCTCTTGGCCACACTACCCACGCTCCGTGTACAACGCACGTGGTCGTGAGTGGTTCCTGGAAGGTGAAGTGAAGTTCTAA